From uncultured Desulfobacter sp.:
ATGCTTTTTGAAAATCGACATATCCGCCTTTTTTTAGACATCCCCTGGCTTTGCCCACCGATTCGATGAGATCCTGGGGCTCTCCGGGTAACGGATTTAAGAACGGGTAACGCTCAACAAGGCAGGACGGGTATCTTTCCAGTAAAAGCTGTGCGGCAAAATGCGCGATTTCATGATAGTCAACGGCTGTATCACTGATAGCCCCGGACACAGCCAGGATAAGTCCGCGCTGCCTGGGTTCAATCACCGGCCACAGGATACCCGGGGTATCGTAAATATCAATATTATCTTTAAGGCTGGTGCGTTGCTGGTGCCGGGTAACGGCCGGTACATTCCCAGTCTTTGCCACTTTCCGGCCGGCCAGGGTGTTTAAAATCGTGGATTTCCCGGTGTTGGGAATACCGACCACCATCACTTTGATTTTCCTGGCTTTGTTCCTGTCTACCTGTGCTACCAGTGATTGTAAGGCATGTGAGGCCTCTTGCAGGCGGGTCCCGCAGACGGCTGCTGCCGGCAGTTTAATGTCCTGGTTGAAATGTTCCAGCCAGGCCTGTGTCGTCTCCGGGTCAGCAATATCCGCCTTATTCAGTACTTTTATACGGTTTTTGCCCGTGGCAATCCGCTCTAAAAAGGGGTTTGAACTGGATAAAGGCAGCCTTGCATCCACCACCTCAAGCAGGGCATCCACCTTGGCAATAGCACTTTTAAGCTGATTTTTTGTTTCCAGCATATGGCCGGGATACCACTGAATATTCATCTTTTTATTTTCTTAATTTCCTGTTGGTGATTGATTGTTCTTTCCGGCGGCATCGGGCCATGCTCAACACTGTCTTTTTGAAAAAGATACAGATATGAAAATAGTATTGCGATGATGCTGGAACCGATAAATCCGCTGACAGCGAAGGCAATGGTGTATCCAATCCAGTCGTAATGGCTGTAATACCCAAAGGCGCCGCCGGCTGTCAGACTTAAAATAAATATAAAAGCGAAAATGAATTTCATGGGTCCATAACGTCTAAAGTTTTTATAAAGCGCAAAATCCTGTCAGAATACGGATCAGCTCCTTGTGCAAATCCTTGTTTGCCGCAGCAATGCCTTTTTCCGGGAATTGCCGGCCGCCTGTAAAATCCGTGATTACGCCGCTTGCTTCCTTTAAAATAACTATCCCTGCTGCAATATCATAAATATTGAGATTCATTTCCCAGAATCCGTCCAGGCTGCCCATAGCTGTATAGCAAAGATCCAACGCCGCAGACCCAAAACGCCGGATGTCCCGAAGTTTAGGCACGATCTCATTAAAAATCGGCAGATTGTTGTTTTCAAGGCCAGCCCTCAGGCATGCAAACCCCGTTGCCATAACCGCGTTGTCAAGTTCCCTGGTTTCAGAGACATGGATGGGGATGTCACCCAGAAATGCGCCTTTGCCTTTTTCCGCATAAAATAGCTGGTTCAGGGCAGGTGCATAGACCACGCCGAGCACCAGCTCTCCCTCTTTTTCAAGGGCAATGCTGATGCTGTAAAAGGGCAGCCGATGGACAAAAGACGTGGTGCCGTCGATGGGATCAATGATCCACCTGAATCCGCTTTTTGCCTGGACAGCCCCGTACTCTTCTCCAAGCACGCCGTGGTCAGGATACCGGGCAAGGATCGCCTTAACCAAAAACGCTTCAACTTTTTTGTCTATTTCCGTGACAATATCTTTTTTTGATTTGAATTCAAGGTCATGGAACGTCAAGTTTTTTTGGCCTTCAAGGCAGATCATACCGGCTTCAAGGACCAACTTTTTTATAAAGGAAATCAAGATACCAACCGTTTTTTAATTCATTTCTCCAAAGATCATCAAAAATAAGGATCATTAAAAATTTAAGATCCTTAAAAATTAAGGTCAACTATTATGGCATATTACATGGCATTTGAAAATACCTGGCACATCCATTGGAAAAACACCAGCGTTACTGTAGTGAAGTTAAAGGGTTAACATGCTAAAATACAATTTTCCCAGTCTTGATTTTTAAATTTTGAAATGCAATTATTAATTATAATTTTTCTGCCCGGTTTCATAATTCCGGGAAGCTAAGGCGTTAATCTCCCATAAAAAAGCACAGATATAATGAAA
This genomic window contains:
- the ylqF gene encoding ribosome biogenesis GTPase YlqF — its product is MNIQWYPGHMLETKNQLKSAIAKVDALLEVVDARLPLSSSNPFLERIATGKNRIKVLNKADIADPETTQAWLEHFNQDIKLPAAAVCGTRLQEASHALQSLVAQVDRNKARKIKVMVVGIPNTGKSTILNTLAGRKVAKTGNVPAVTRHQQRTSLKDNIDIYDTPGILWPVIEPRQRGLILAVSGAISDTAVDYHEIAHFAAQLLLERYPSCLVERYPFLNPLPGEPQDLIESVGKARGCLKKGGYVDFQKASQLIIRDLRSGRLGRISFETPKDINENYDTDQ
- a CDS encoding inositol monophosphatase family protein; translation: MISFIKKLVLEAGMICLEGQKNLTFHDLEFKSKKDIVTEIDKKVEAFLVKAILARYPDHGVLGEEYGAVQAKSGFRWIIDPIDGTTSFVHRLPFYSISIALEKEGELVLGVVYAPALNQLFYAEKGKGAFLGDIPIHVSETRELDNAVMATGFACLRAGLENNNLPIFNEIVPKLRDIRRFGSAALDLCYTAMGSLDGFWEMNLNIYDIAAGIVILKEASGVITDFTGGRQFPEKGIAAANKDLHKELIRILTGFCAL